TTGACTCATGGCCAGCACACAATCCCAAAAGCAAATGCCGCCAAGACAAAACGACTCCGCACAATACAGTTGCGACATACTACTTTGTCAAGTCATCTTTTTCCAATGAAATGAGTGCAAATACAATTGACCCATtccaccaccaccccaaaaagatcacaattatatattttttatattatatatatttatttcaattattacaattatatatatttcatattgcatgaaaacacatttgctcCCTAAacctacaaagacacacaaaaaacaactgtaCCTTCCATgttgtccttccttccttctgctTCGGTGGTTGTTGGGGCGGTTATGAAACCACCTAAATGGCGCTTTAGCTGCCCCAACTGGCCAACTTGTACTTCCACTTGAAGGAAACCAATGTGAATTCAATTCCACattatctattttatttatttttatttttttgctttacgtatcagtggctggtatcggcaccCTTCAAAAGTACCTAGTACCTTGAAATAAGGCCGGCATAAGCAATCCCgagttttcaagtgctctttCATACCTGTTCTTGCACTTTTGCTGTCTTGTAACGTCACTTTgctgaaaggaaaagaagatcCTCTCTCATTCGATCACGAGTCCAAGTGCGAGGCGAGGCGTGTGTGCTTCAAGATGTTAATTCATCACtcccagttgaaaaaaaaacagacacaagaaacaaaatacaattcaaCATTGTTGATTTCAACAGCAAAATGTTCAAGCAAATCACATTATCACAAATGGCCACTAGCTCCGTGCTAACAGGTAATGGAAAATATCATATATCGGCTAACAGACATTAGCATAGATGTTACGGTAATTCCGAGCAGTCTCctaaaattgtttttcatttgacccaAGAGGCAACTACACTGTCCTCTACCAACGAATTGTCTCTGTCGTGATTCAGGATGATTCGATTCATAATTTCAGATCTACACTCAATTACATAATACAGTATTTCACAATATAAAAATCCTGATATACTGATTTGGGCGGATTGGATGAGTCATTTCAACTTTAGCATCAACGATATAAAATTCTGTATATAGTGACTCAGGCGGGGGTTAGCAGTCATGGCAGCCGCTGCGCTCGCAATCATCACTACAAAGGGATTTTCAGCGGACATTTTGGGGCCGCTATGTCAAGCCATTTGTAGTTAGTCACACTTTGTGCGCACACGAGTGTGCCTGTATGTGTCTCTAACCCGAAGccacgtgtgcgcgtgtgtccttgtgaatgtaaattttCGTTCCCAGAGGTCAAAGGCTGGAGGTGAACCTTGATGTTGTTGCATTCATggtgtatattttttaagatgGTGGCCGAAGCATCGCTAACGGCGAGTGGCTAACATTTGATGGCTACACGTGGGGTGTGCAACTCCGGTTTAGGTGGAGGGCCACGTCATAGTTAGGGTGTCCCTCGGGgagccgttatgactgtgaacccaTTTAACACCTTAAATAAtcacaacaatttgatggacaacgattttttaaatcaaaagacAGTAAATGATTGAAGGAGCAAGCGTTTTGTCAACCGCCAGTCTTAGTGTTGATTAAAGTGAAGATAGTTTCCATGAAGCATCAAGTCTATTCACAAGTTTTGCCTTCCTGGGCCATGTTCATAATGTCGTGGGCCAAAACTGGTCCCTGCACTGCCAGTTTGACACCAACCCCTGAAAACACAAAGCCCAGCAGGCAGCTCACACAGTGGCAAATTATAACAAGAAAAATACCACCATTttgtaataaaaatacatttaatttggaAAAAGCGTTACATTtactcatatttttttgtttgttgattaattacgtaattaattaattaattgggcTAATTAATTAACTACTGAGAGGAGTACAAAGTAATTCATGAATACAATgagtagccaaattaatgccaCAAATATTCCTTCATAAAGAGGAGAGAAGCCCGCCCCCCTCCCGCTGTCAGTGGCCTGGAGTCTGTACTtcgccccctgccccctccccctccctacACCCCTTCCTTGGTAGAGTGAAGGAAAGAAGAAAGTAAAAAGCGTGATGTGGAGAAGTGCTGTGTTTTCCAAGAGAGGGAGTAGACATTTTGTAGCAGCAACCCGGCCTCCTGTAAATGCAGCCGACTCCATCTGAGCATCCTGCCTTCCCCTCCCCCCACGTCCTCCCCTTCCTACTTTCACTCTCTGACCCCTGCTCCACCCCTCCCTATCCCACTTCGCTTCTCATCATACAGTCCAGACCACATCACATTTATTTGCACTGCTCGGcgtgtgcgtgcctgtgtgtcGAGTGTTCTGTGTGGTGAGTGGGTTTGACATGAAGTTGTGCACACAGGAAGTTTACAAGTTACCATGGTAACAGTCACAAAGTGCATCTGCTTCCAGAAGCTTTTATTGTGAAGGGTATTCTGGActttcacatcacatcattgtgtgtgtgtgcgtgcgtgcgcttaTCAGCTGGGCCAGACTTGCTGGCCATGTTTGTTCCTGGGGGCGTGTCTTTGTGCAGTGGTCCCCAATCACCGGTCTGCGGCCCGGTACCGCTTCGTTGgtcttatttattgatttatttttagtcattgATGACCTTCTAAAGGGCAATATACATTTCGGCTGTGTTATTATATGATGGAGGATTGTGACAGTACAGTGAGCAGCGGGTGAGCATATTCACTTGACCGGACACGGCGGCGGACACGTGCGTGACAGCAGCAAGTTGAAGCCCTACACAAAATGTATGAAGATGCTTTACAGTgacaattcaaaataaaataaaaaagtgaagtCGCAACGTATAATGTGTGCAGCGGTGTGACATTGTCGGGTGCTTTGTACAATgggtgtgtgtgatgtgtgacACTGCGTTTGGCTGTGTGACATTGGATGGACCCCGTCTGGGGTTTTGTGTCACTGTGTGACGCTTCGAAATGTGTATGGCAGTGCGCCATTGCACGTGGGTGTGCGAGATTGTGTCGCGTTGCGTGCGTGCCGGCATGTGGATACGGTTGCTACCATGTGACGTTGCGCGACGTGGGATTTTATGTGACGCCGGGTGCCGTCGTGTGACGTCGTGTGCTTGTACTGCAGGCTAAGgacagtgatgatgatgaagaggtgGTGCAGGTGGATCGAGACCACTTCATGGACGAGTTCTTTGAGCAGGTAACGTACGTCTCACAAACAAGTGCACACGGACACGTGTACGCACGCATGCTTATACAcacccatgcacacactcaagccAATACGCACAtatgaagcacacacacacacatgcaaacacacttgCAAATATGTAgatacacacacgtacacaaacacATGTACGACACAAGCAAACATATGCACATGTAACATGTTCACACATATACAGAAATGTATGCATCTAGTGTTAGCGTGTTGTgacaggaagtgtgtgtgtgtgtctgtgtgtgtgtgtgtatgaaggtGGAGGAGATACGCGGCTGCATCGAGAAGTTGTCCGAGGATGTGGAGCATGTGAAGAAGCAGCACAGCGCCATCTTGGCAGCGCCCAACCCTGACGAAAGTAAGCTAATTGTAATCTTTGTTAGCATGGCGGTACTGGATTCAAGCTAGCGAGTGTTCATTTGCATTAGTGTTAGCGTCACTCCCGCGGGAAACGAGATGAACATCGGACCACTTTGGAACATCTTCGTCCCACTCGGCGTCAGGATCGGAAAGTTGCTTTCTATCAGACGTTAGCTTCTTAAAGGCATTTTCGCGATCCTTTACACTTCATTGACTTGCGTACATATTAATGTAACGCGTCGTTCTTTCAGCATCAACAATGCACGCATCGTCTACGTTTACAAAACTGAAAATGGCTTTCCACATCATCGAATGCCCAGGGATGTTGCGGAGAGTGCTCGAGAGACTCCTGACATTGTCCGTGAATCTGCAAGGTTGTTTTGAGTGACAGTTGTTGTCGTTATATTTGACTTTAATTGAATCGCAGTTGGGACACGAAGAACAGAGTGGACATTTGTGCTGATACGAGTCACGCAGAAGCTTTATTTTTTGAGCACGGCAATGACTTGACACCATCGTTAGTTGACGTCTCCATGAAGTGAGGAACTAGAGGAGCATTGCCTCGTATCCCTAAAATTTGACCTCCGATTGCCGAGCTACTCTGGCGATAAAACGAACCCCTACATACACGCCGGACCATATTTACTTCCCCAAAAACTTTGAGAGCGCTAGCTTACTTGCTCTACGCTCTCAAAGCAAGGGAGGCGCAGTGCTCGTTAATTGGACGCTTACGAGTTGAGTGGCGTTAAGGCGAATGTTTGCGTTCATTTCGTCAGCCCTGCGATACATGCATTTGAATATAGCGGACTACATAGCGGACTCGTGACTACGTAGCGGACTAGATTGGGATTTCGATACGGTGCACTGCAGAGTTGCCTCATGAGTCAAGTGTCAAAACAGTTTTGGAGCGCCGTGCCGACGGACGTCATTGCCCGATACAGAATTTCACCATTTCCGCATCAACGTCATCAACTTTGATGTCCACATGTGATCAGTGCTGAttgatttagttttgttttttttttccttgtttgtcAATCCCTCCCTTGCTTCCTGTCAGCCATGTTTGCGTTTGCATGTTGCATGCCGACCTCGCCAGTCGTCTGCGTCCGGCGCTTCCACTCGCTTAAGCGCACGTGAGTTTTGTCTGGCCAAACCTCGCCTGTCACTAACATGACCTTTGACCCAATTCCAACGACCTTTGAGGCGATGCATGATGGGAAAGGTGGTTCCTGTGGCAACATAACATCTTCATATCCACACACTCATACGAGCCAACGCACGCGCacccttgcacacacacacacacatacacacacacacacacacacacacacacacacacacacacacgagttggCATGTTGCTATGGTAGTGCCAACACGAATGAGCCGCAGCGTGTTGTCATGTGACCCACAGAGACCAAACAGGAGTTGGAGGATCTGACGGCCGACATCAAGAAGACCGCCAATAAAGTTCGTTCAAAATTAAAAGGTAAACTCTGGCCAGGAAGTGAGGAACTGTTTggcttttcacaataaaagtacTGGCCCATGTGTCTTCCTGCAGCAATCGAGCAGAGCATCGAGCAGGAAGAAGGTCTCAACAGATCCTCGGCGGACCTCAGGATCCGTAAGACGCAGGTGAGGCACCTTATGCCAGCGGGGGAATGGTCAGGGACAGCAAAGCTTTCATCCGTTCAAGCAACAACGCTACCGTGGGACTAGACTAGCATATTTATGCCCGAAGATGGACACAGGCCCCAACCACATGTGGTTTAGGAAtgcaaaaatgatttaaaagagGGTAAAAAATGTTCGCCAAGTCCCCACTGGAGGCTCACATCGTaactgtcgcaaaaaaaaaaaacacagcctcCACCGCGTTACAGCCGTTGTGAAGTTGTTTTCCGCTGTCGTCCCGCAGCACTCGACACTCTCCCGCAAGTTTGTGGAGGTGATGACCGAGTACAACACCACGCAGTCCAAATATCGAGACCGCTGCAAGGACCGCATCCAGAGGCAGCTGGAGATCAGTATGTGGCACAtatgtctctcacacacacgcacaagaaaGACAACAACTTGTGTGTGCtaacaactgtgtgtgtgtgtgtgtgtgtgtgcgcgcgcgcagccGGAAGAACCACGACCAACGAGGAGCTGGAAGACATGTTGGAGAGTGGCAAGCTGGCCATCTTCACCGATGATGTAAGCACCGCACCTGAGCTAGCCAACATGGCCACCGGCCAAGATGGTCGCcggccaagatggccgccgtcTGGCGGGTGCGCTGACACATCAAGTGAACACGGCCTCTGTCACATGACCTCTGTCAACTGATGCCGCCCGCAAGAGCTTTTAATTTGAagggggagggatggggggggacgCTTGGTGTTGTCCCGCCCCCTTCATCTTAGCAGCTCTCCAAGGCCAGGTTACGTCAGCTCTGTAAATGACTTCTCAGATACTCGTCAATGACAAAGATCGCCACTAACTACCTCTTCTGGACCTGTCAATGACTTGTCACAAACCTGTCACCGACTTGTCACAGACGTGCCAGTGACTTGTGAATGAGCTGTTCCCGACTTGTCAATGACTTGTCAGATCAAGATGGATTCCCAGATGACCAAACAGGCCCTGAACGAGATTGAGACCCGGCACACCGAGATCATCAAGTTGGAGAACAGCATCCGGGAGCTTCATGACATGTTTGTGGACATGGCCATGCTGGTGGAGAGTCAGGTATGCATCCAAGTATTCGAGCCACTGGGGCCCAGCGGTCCCTCACTTGCGCCGTGCTGGTTTTCAGGGCGAGATGATCGACAGAATCGAATACAACGTGGAGCACTCCGTCGACTACGTGGAGCGAGCCGTCTCCGACACCAAGAAGGCCGTCAAGTATCAGAGCCAAGCTCGCAAGGTAAACCAAACCATCATCAAAACCGGTACCAGTACTAAACCTGGATTTTACAATCACAAATAGAACTGCAATCATACCCAGAACCTTGCACCCCACCCTCAATCTAACCTCACCCACAGTCAAAACAATTCCAGATGAGTGAGCATTCACCAATTTATATTGGGTTAGCTCTGTTGCTATGCTAACACAAGCTCTTAAATAATTGTCCTCCTTCAGAAAAAGATCATGATAATCATCTGCTGCGTAATCCTGGGCGTGGTCCTGGCGTCCACCATCGGCGGGACTTTGGGCTTCTGAGCTTCCGGGACGCCCGTCGCCGTGACGACGGCCATCACCGCCGCCGCGACGACGGCCATCGCCGCCATGACGACCGCCTGCGGCAGACCGACGGGAGCTGGAGAAGAAAAAGCCCAAAAACTTGAACCACAAATGCAAGAAGATAACCAATCAGCAAACGGGACACACTTGGGGTGGGCCGAGGTCCCAAATTCCCACCAAAAGCAACACCCTCAAATGCACCACGCTGTCAGTGTAGAGCGCGTAAACCAGCTCGCCAGCCGCCCACATTttactttgtttctttcttctttggagCGTCgcttttcttattttgtttgttttgttttggagggtttttttttttgacgggaCGGTGATGGCGACAGCGACGGTGGGCGTCACCTGCCAGGGAAAGTCCACCGGTGCCGTCCTGCACATATAGTCCTCCACGCTCCGTCCCc
This region of Hippocampus zosterae strain Florida chromosome 17, ASM2543408v3, whole genome shotgun sequence genomic DNA includes:
- the stx1b gene encoding syntaxin-1B, coding for MKDRTAELRSAKDSDDDEEVVQVDRDHFMDEFFEQVEEIRGCIEKLSEDVEHVKKQHSAILAAPNPDEKTKQELEDLTADIKKTANKVRSKLKAIEQSIEQEEGLNRSSADLRIRKTQHSTLSRKFVEVMTEYNTTQSKYRDRCKDRIQRQLEITGRTTTNEELEDMLESGKLAIFTDDIKMDSQMTKQALNEIETRHTEIIKLENSIRELHDMFVDMAMLVESQGEMIDRIEYNVEHSVDYVERAVSDTKKAVKYQSQARKKKIMIIICCVILGVVLASTIGGTLGF